TATGGCCTAGGATCCTCATCACATATAGGATGTCCCTGGTCTTGTGGTACTCCATCGTGGCCTTCCAGTGCCTGAAGGTATGGAAGGTGATCCTCAGGATCCTTGGGTTCTTCAGCTTCTCAGCCGTCCTCCTCCTGAACTTGTAGAAGAGCCTCCTCTGGCTCTTCAGACACCTCCCGAAGATCCTTCCGCCTCCCTCGACACGCCTGAACGACTGCAGCATCGCTACGAGGGTGTTTGAGATCCTGAGGATCCTGGGCTCACTCCCCTTCTCAGGCGTCACCATCAAGGTTCTATTTTCGAAGTCGATATCCACCCAGCGGAGCCTCCAAGCCTCACCTATCCTCATCCCAGTCTCCTTCAGGAGTTGGAGTAGAGCGGCTGTCTTCTTTCCGCATCCGGCTATCAGCTGGTCTATCTCCGTCTCAGTAGGTATGAAGGGTAACTTATCGACCTTCTTATAGATTGGAGGATCCCATGTCTCCCCAAGCATCAGGAGGAGGCATGA
This is a stretch of genomic DNA from Candidatus Bathyarchaeota archaeon. It encodes these proteins:
- a CDS encoding site-specific integrase; the encoded protein is MEGAAKNGTQTPGEISKERQTELLFNFAWWMKKQGYAESTIEGRVKILRILAKRGADLLNPESVKEAIAEQEWSMGRKANAVDAYSCLLLMLGETWDPPIYKKVDKLPFIPTETEIDQLIAGCGKKTAALLQLLKETGMRIGEAWRLRWVDIDFENRTLMVTPEKGSEPRILRISNTLVAMLQSFRRVEGGGRIFGRCLKSQRRLFYKFRRRTAEKLKNPRILRITFHTFRHWKATMEYHKTRDILYVMRILGHKRIQNTLKYTQLVNLGDSDYVARVAKTVEEACQLVEAGFDYVCEIDGAKLFRKRK